In the Ramlibacter tataouinensis TTB310 genome, one interval contains:
- a CDS encoding translocation/assembly module TamB domain-containing protein, translating to MRMLKWLSIVLAGLLLLMVLGAVALWSWAGTQHSLDWALRRAAAALPALQVEQATGSLRTGLRAARLVWQQEGLRAELTGVDIAWEPAALLRRTLRLTHARAESVQVQDRRPPSGEPPRPPAQLTLPLQVAVDELRVGRLQWDGATVVEASDLAARYVHDGARHRLDLNSLKVLGGSYRGRATLEARAPMALDATLEARLDAPVPGSGGQTVPLRLNATAQGPLTELQASALLEAQEAGRSGELPRASATARLTPWGAFPVPQAQVQLREIDAGALWPQAPATRLGGELRIAPAGAGRWALVADLRNGLPGPWDDGRLPLERLRTEAEWRSGGTALVRQLDATLGGGRLQGQGEWRQQGGWRAQAQLRGVNPAALYSELAPLPLGGTLQASSPGSGAAAPVAFEVDLQAQGDPARPASGPVRGALAEALQALELRRLQARGRWEDGLLSLPQLQLRTSDATLEGSDLELRPRAPAGGGRLGLTAPGLRAQAEGRIAETRGQGSAQVVVADAGRALDWVSRLPRVPDAVGEWIAQGRAELQLAWDGGWQDPQLRARLSVPTLQLAKTETAPGAGAGTPPDADTAWRLSGVQLQLDGRLRDAQLQARGQAQSGTRRLELELAGRGGRAGTAAAPVWQGEVGTLAATLRDSALSPGPWTLALQRPLSLRWSGGRLESSAGQALLTAPVRRGPAQAVLAWEPVRWGGGELHTAGRLTGLPLAWAELLGGARAAGAALAGDLVFDAQWEARLGPAVQLRAAVTRSRGDLAVRTETAGGAPARVPAGVREAALTLESNGETVTLALRWDSERAGRAAGQLQTRLSRDPRTGWAWPADAPLSGVLRAQLPRVDVWSLLAPPGWRLRGSLEADLTVEGTRADPRLEGTLAADDLGLRSVVDGLELQGGRLRARLDGRRLLIDEFLLQGAGAPGTGGTLRASGEGAWVEGQPQLRVQAQLDRLRASTRSDRQLTLSGQAAARVDAAGTELTGSLRVDQALIVLPEETAPRLGEDVVVRNAPGLAHLRPARDPDRPDEPPQGVVRPVRLKVAIALGDDFRLRGRGISTRLAGELVLSGESLAQPRLVGVIRTIGGEYNAYGQRLDIERGVLRFTGPLDNPSLDVLAVRPRLVQRVGVQVTGTAQAPFVRLYSEPELSEAEKLSWLVLGRASASGGAEAALLQQAAVALLASRTGSGGGRGIAGRLGLDELSVRRDGEDGAAVRLGRRFAQNFYAAYERSLSGALGTLYVFYDLSRRLTVRAEAGDRTAIDLIYSFSFD from the coding sequence GCTGCGGGCGGCCCGCCTGGTGTGGCAGCAGGAGGGCCTGCGCGCCGAGCTCACCGGGGTGGACATCGCCTGGGAGCCGGCCGCCCTGCTGCGCCGCACGCTGCGCCTCACGCACGCCCGCGCCGAGTCGGTGCAGGTGCAGGACCGCCGGCCGCCCTCGGGCGAGCCCCCGCGCCCGCCCGCCCAGCTCACGCTGCCGCTGCAGGTGGCGGTCGACGAGCTCCGGGTGGGCCGGCTGCAGTGGGACGGCGCCACCGTGGTGGAGGCCAGTGACCTGGCGGCGCGCTATGTCCATGACGGCGCGCGGCATCGCCTGGACCTCAACAGCCTGAAGGTGCTCGGCGGCAGCTACCGCGGGCGCGCCACGCTGGAGGCGCGTGCGCCCATGGCGCTGGACGCCACGCTGGAGGCCCGGCTCGACGCGCCGGTGCCGGGCAGCGGCGGCCAGACCGTGCCCCTGCGGCTGAATGCCACCGCCCAGGGCCCGCTCACCGAGCTGCAGGCCAGTGCCCTGCTCGAAGCGCAGGAGGCCGGGCGCAGCGGCGAGCTGCCGCGCGCCAGCGCCACGGCGCGCCTGACGCCCTGGGGCGCGTTCCCGGTACCGCAGGCGCAGGTGCAGCTGCGCGAGATCGATGCCGGCGCCTTGTGGCCGCAGGCGCCCGCCACGCGGCTGGGCGGCGAGCTGCGCATCGCGCCGGCCGGTGCCGGCCGCTGGGCGCTGGTGGCCGACCTGCGCAATGGGCTGCCCGGCCCCTGGGACGACGGCCGGCTGCCGCTGGAGCGCCTGCGCACCGAGGCTGAATGGCGCAGCGGCGGCACGGCGCTGGTACGGCAGCTGGACGCCACCCTGGGGGGCGGCCGGCTGCAGGGCCAGGGCGAATGGCGGCAGCAAGGCGGCTGGCGCGCCCAGGCCCAGCTGCGCGGTGTCAACCCCGCGGCCCTGTACAGCGAACTCGCGCCGCTGCCGCTGGGCGGCACGCTGCAGGCCAGCAGCCCGGGCAGCGGTGCGGCCGCTCCGGTGGCCTTCGAGGTGGACCTGCAGGCCCAGGGCGACCCGGCGCGCCCGGCCAGCGGCCCCGTACGCGGCGCGCTGGCCGAGGCGCTGCAGGCGCTGGAGCTGCGCCGGCTGCAGGCGCGGGGCCGCTGGGAAGACGGCCTGCTGTCCCTGCCGCAGCTGCAGCTGCGCACCAGCGACGCAACGCTGGAAGGCAGCGACCTGGAGCTGCGGCCGCGCGCGCCGGCCGGCGGCGGCCGCCTGGGCCTGACGGCGCCCGGCCTGCGCGCGCAGGCCGAGGGCCGGATCGCCGAGACCCGCGGCCAGGGCTCGGCCCAGGTGGTGGTGGCGGACGCCGGCCGCGCGCTGGACTGGGTGAGCCGCCTGCCGCGCGTGCCGGACGCCGTGGGCGAGTGGATCGCGCAGGGCCGCGCCGAGCTGCAGCTGGCCTGGGACGGCGGGTGGCAAGACCCCCAGCTGCGCGCGCGCCTGTCGGTGCCGACGCTGCAGCTGGCGAAAACCGAAACGGCGCCGGGCGCCGGGGCCGGCACTCCCCCGGACGCCGACACCGCCTGGCGCCTGAGCGGGGTGCAGCTGCAGCTGGACGGCCGCCTGCGCGACGCGCAACTGCAGGCGCGCGGCCAGGCGCAGTCGGGCACGCGGCGGCTGGAGCTCGAACTCGCCGGCCGCGGCGGCCGTGCCGGCACGGCCGCCGCCCCCGTGTGGCAGGGCGAGGTCGGCACGCTCGCCGCCACGCTGCGCGACAGCGCGCTCTCGCCCGGCCCGTGGACCCTCGCGCTGCAGCGGCCGCTGTCGCTGCGCTGGTCCGGCGGCCGCCTGGAATCCAGCGCGGGCCAGGCCCTGCTGACGGCGCCGGTGCGGCGCGGGCCGGCGCAGGCGGTGCTGGCCTGGGAGCCGGTGCGCTGGGGCGGCGGCGAGCTGCACACCGCCGGCCGCCTCACCGGCCTGCCGCTGGCCTGGGCCGAGCTGCTGGGCGGGGCGCGGGCCGCCGGCGCCGCGCTGGCCGGGGACCTGGTGTTCGACGCGCAATGGGAGGCGCGCCTGGGCCCGGCGGTGCAGCTGCGCGCCGCGGTGACGCGCAGCCGCGGCGACCTGGCGGTGCGCACCGAGACCGCGGGCGGCGCGCCGGCGCGGGTGCCCGCCGGCGTGCGCGAGGCTGCGCTGACGCTGGAAAGCAATGGCGAGACCGTGACGCTGGCGCTGCGCTGGGACAGCGAGCGCGCCGGCCGCGCCGCCGGCCAGCTGCAGACGCGCCTGTCGCGCGACCCCCGGACCGGCTGGGCCTGGCCGGCCGACGCGCCGCTGTCCGGCGTGCTGCGGGCGCAGCTGCCGCGCGTCGACGTGTGGTCACTGCTGGCGCCGCCCGGATGGCGCCTGCGCGGCTCGCTGGAGGCCGACCTCACGGTGGAGGGCACGCGCGCCGACCCGCGGCTGGAAGGCACGCTGGCCGCCGACGACCTGGGGCTGCGCTCGGTGGTGGACGGGCTGGAGCTGCAGGGCGGCCGGCTGCGCGCGCGGCTGGACGGCCGGCGGCTGCTGATCGACGAGTTCCTGCTGCAGGGGGCCGGTGCGCCGGGCACCGGCGGCACGCTGCGGGCCAGCGGCGAAGGCGCCTGGGTGGAGGGCCAGCCGCAGCTGCGCGTGCAGGCGCAGCTGGACCGCCTGCGCGCCAGCACGCGCAGCGACCGCCAGCTCACGCTCTCGGGCCAGGCCGCGGCCCGGGTGGACGCCGCCGGCACCGAGCTCACCGGCAGCCTGCGCGTGGACCAGGCGCTGATCGTGCTGCCGGAGGAGACTGCGCCGCGGCTGGGTGAGGACGTGGTCGTGCGCAACGCGCCCGGCCTGGCACACCTTCGGCCCGCCCGCGATCCGGACCGGCCGGACGAGCCGCCGCAGGGCGTGGTGCGGCCGGTGCGGCTGAAGGTCGCCATAGCCCTGGGCGACGACTTCCGGCTGCGCGGCCGTGGCATCTCGACCCGGCTGGCGGGCGAGCTGGTGCTCAGCGGCGAGTCGCTCGCGCAGCCGCGGCTGGTGGGGGTGATCCGCACCATCGGCGGCGAGTACAACGCCTACGGCCAGCGCCTGGACATCGAGCGCGGCGTGCTGCGGTTCACCGGCCCGCTGGACAACCCGTCGCTGGACGTGCTGGCCGTCCGTCCGCGCCTGGTGCAGCGGGTGGGGGTGCAGGTCACCGGCACGGCGCAGGCGCCCTTCGTGCGGCTGTACTCCGAGCCGGAGCTGTCCGAAGCCGAGAAGCTGTCCTGGCTGGTGCTGGGCCGGGCTTCCGCCAGCGGCGGCGCCGAGGCCGCGCTGCTGCAGCAGGCCGCGGTCGCGCTGCTGGCCAGCCGCACCGGCAGCGGCGGCGGCCGCGGCATCGCCGGCCGCCTCGGGCTGGACGAGCTGTCGGTGCGACGCGATGGCGAGGATGGGGCGGCGGTGCGGCTGGGCCGGCGCTTCGCGCAGAACTTCTACGCCGCCTACGAGCGCAGCCTGTCGGGCGCCCTGGGCACCCTCTACGTCTTCTACGACCTCTCGCGCCGGCTCACGGTGCGCGCCGAGGCCGGCGACCGCACGGCCATCGACCTGATCTACAGCTTCTCGTTCGACTGA
- a CDS encoding hybrid sensor histidine kinase/response regulator gives MMPPAPDAADLAASERRLRFLDQLAEATWPLHDAAEIMRTTARLLGEHLGASRCAYAPVSDDGEHFDLVGDYTRGVRSILGRYALSDFGRPFVALMRRGEPYVNDDVDNDPRTAGTDLTAYRVTQIRAVISVPLLRDGRFVAGMAVHQDVPRRWRPDEVALVQRVVARCWESLERLRAEGELREAHQRLSLALEAGELGDWSWDARTDELVMGERAADILGLPHGAPIPWAALDQRLHEDDRERARQAMEACAAQGRPCSITCRVQVGDQWRWISVQGKPTQTADSAFRGMTGVVQDVSRRQREAEEKLLLLDSERAARGEAERANAVKNDFLATLSHELRTPLGAILGWTQILRHKLPPHAPELLKGVDVIEHNARAQTRLIDELLDMSRIASGKLRLDLQPVAPVAFVEAAVDTVRPQAAAAGVWLDVQLDGTVGPVAGDPARLQQVVWNLLGNAVKFTPAGGTVRVRLAQHAGWVEIAVSDTGVGIRPEFLPHLFDRFRQADASTTRRFGGLGLGLSIVRHLVELHGGEVQADSAGEGAGACFTVRLPARSPAPAWAVRESSEAAVPPARRAGEGISLAGVRVLLVDDEPDTLDLMRRVLEECSAQVSTAGGALAALQMLAQQPFDVLVSDIGMPGVDGYELLRRLRERPARAGGQVPAVALTAFVRPTDRLRVLQSGFAVHVAKPADPFEVVSAVARLARLSLSGAAGG, from the coding sequence ATGATGCCGCCTGCCCCCGACGCCGCCGATCTCGCCGCCAGCGAGCGGCGCCTGCGTTTCCTGGACCAGCTGGCCGAGGCCACCTGGCCGCTGCACGATGCGGCCGAGATCATGCGCACCACGGCGCGGCTGCTGGGCGAACACCTGGGCGCGAGCCGCTGCGCCTACGCGCCGGTGAGCGACGACGGGGAGCACTTCGACCTGGTCGGCGACTACACGCGAGGGGTGCGCAGCATCCTCGGCCGCTATGCGTTGTCCGACTTCGGGCGGCCGTTCGTGGCGCTGATGCGGCGCGGCGAGCCTTACGTCAACGACGACGTGGACAACGACCCGCGCACCGCCGGCACCGACCTGACCGCCTATCGCGTGACGCAGATCCGGGCCGTGATCAGCGTGCCGCTGCTGCGCGACGGCCGCTTCGTGGCCGGCATGGCGGTGCACCAGGACGTGCCGCGCCGGTGGCGGCCGGACGAGGTGGCGCTGGTGCAGCGCGTGGTGGCGCGCTGCTGGGAGTCGCTGGAGCGGCTGCGCGCCGAGGGCGAGCTGCGCGAGGCGCACCAGCGCCTGAGCCTGGCGCTGGAGGCGGGCGAGCTGGGCGACTGGAGCTGGGACGCCCGCACCGACGAGCTGGTCATGGGCGAGCGCGCCGCCGACATCCTGGGCTTGCCGCACGGCGCCCCCATCCCCTGGGCCGCCCTGGACCAGCGGCTGCACGAGGACGACCGCGAGCGCGCCCGCCAGGCCATGGAGGCTTGCGCCGCGCAGGGCCGGCCCTGCAGCATCACCTGCCGCGTGCAGGTGGGCGACCAGTGGCGCTGGATCTCGGTGCAAGGCAAGCCCACCCAGACGGCCGACAGCGCTTTCCGGGGCATGACCGGCGTGGTGCAGGACGTGAGCCGGCGCCAGCGCGAGGCCGAGGAGAAGCTGCTGCTGCTGGACAGCGAGCGCGCGGCGCGCGGCGAGGCCGAGCGCGCCAATGCGGTGAAGAACGATTTCCTGGCCACGCTGTCGCACGAGCTGCGCACGCCGCTGGGCGCCATCCTGGGGTGGACCCAGATCCTGCGGCACAAGCTGCCGCCGCACGCGCCCGAGCTGCTCAAGGGCGTGGACGTGATCGAGCACAACGCGCGCGCCCAGACCCGGCTGATCGACGAACTGCTGGACATGAGCCGCATCGCCTCGGGCAAGCTGCGGCTGGACCTGCAGCCGGTGGCGCCGGTCGCCTTCGTCGAGGCCGCCGTCGACACCGTGCGGCCGCAGGCCGCGGCGGCGGGCGTGTGGCTGGACGTGCAGCTCGATGGCACGGTCGGCCCGGTGGCGGGCGACCCGGCGCGGCTGCAGCAGGTGGTCTGGAACCTGCTGGGCAACGCCGTGAAGTTCACGCCGGCCGGCGGCACGGTGCGCGTGCGGCTGGCGCAGCACGCCGGCTGGGTGGAGATCGCCGTCAGCGACACCGGCGTGGGCATCCGGCCGGAATTCCTGCCGCACCTGTTCGACCGCTTCCGCCAGGCCGATGCCTCGACCACCCGCCGTTTCGGCGGGCTGGGCCTGGGCCTGTCCATCGTGCGCCACCTGGTGGAGCTGCATGGCGGCGAGGTGCAGGCCGACAGCGCGGGCGAGGGCGCCGGGGCCTGCTTCACGGTGCGCCTGCCGGCGCGGTCCCCGGCCCCGGCGTGGGCGGTGCGCGAGAGCAGCGAGGCGGCCGTGCCGCCGGCGCGCCGGGCCGGGGAGGGCATCAGCCTGGCCGGCGTGCGCGTGCTGCTGGTGGACGACGAGCCCGACACGCTGGACCTGATGCGGCGCGTGCTGGAGGAATGCAGCGCGCAGGTGTCCACCGCGGGCGGCGCGCTGGCCGCGCTGCAGATGCTGGCCCAGCAGCCCTTCGACGTGCTGGTGTCGGACATCGGCATGCCCGGGGTGGACGGCTACGAGCTGCTGCGCCGCCTGCGCGAGCGTCCCGCCCGGGCCGGCGGCCAGGTGCCGGCGGTGGCGCTGACCGCCTTCGTGCGGCCGACCGACCGGCTGCGCGTGCTGCAAAGCGGCTTCGCCGTGCACGTGGCCAAGCCGGCGGACCCGTTCGAGGTAGTGTCGGCGGTGGCGCGCCTGGCGCGGCTGTCCCTGTCGGGCGCGGCCGGCGGCTAG
- a CDS encoding biliverdin-producing heme oxygenase: MREATRAGHDALESLLRLDGAFGLDHYAGVLWGFAAFLPPWEQQLRAALPAPLRAWFDARRRAPLVQQDLRALGLEAAGAAKVAPLVPLPTAAAAFGSLYVMEGSALGGQLISRGLAERHGIVPTNGGAYFFGAGPGTGALWREFRGLLERNVTTPEACEQACTAAVQTFDALAATFRLHLPSPLPHEPSAA, translated from the coding sequence TTGCGGGAAGCAACGCGCGCCGGCCATGATGCGCTCGAATCCCTGCTGCGCCTGGACGGGGCCTTCGGCCTGGACCACTATGCCGGCGTGCTGTGGGGATTCGCCGCTTTCCTGCCCCCCTGGGAACAGCAGCTGAGGGCGGCGCTGCCTGCGCCGCTGCGCGCCTGGTTCGATGCGCGGCGGCGCGCTCCCCTGGTGCAGCAGGACCTGCGGGCCCTGGGCCTGGAAGCCGCCGGGGCGGCCAAGGTCGCGCCCCTGGTGCCGCTGCCCACCGCGGCGGCGGCCTTCGGATCCCTGTACGTGATGGAGGGCTCGGCCCTGGGCGGCCAGCTGATCTCGCGCGGGCTGGCCGAACGGCACGGCATCGTGCCCACGAACGGGGGCGCCTACTTCTTCGGCGCCGGCCCGGGCACCGGCGCCCTGTGGCGCGAGTTCCGCGGGCTGCTGGAACGCAACGTGACCACGCCCGAGGCGTGCGAGCAGGCGTGCACCGCCGCTGTCCAGACCTTCGACGCCCTGGCCGCCACCTTCCGCCTCCACCTGCCGTCTCCTTTGCCGCATGAACCTTCCGCCGCCTGA